Proteins encoded by one window of Vibrio rumoiensis:
- the rsuA gene encoding 16S rRNA pseudouridine(516) synthase RsuA — protein MRLDKFLCETLGVTRREATILLRRGEVTVDGNTVKVASIKVGEESRVEWQERHLPMPGPRYFMLFKPDGFVCSHEDSNNPTAFTLLDEVNMDKLHFAGRLDVDTTGLVLITDDGQWSHRITSPKHKCEKTYRVWLEDAIGDDYAQQLAEGIQLRSEKELTLPAKMEVVDFSQNELLLTISEGKYHQVKRMFAALGNKVEQLHRESIGTIVLDEALEPGEYRALTAEEIASIS, from the coding sequence ATGCGTTTAGATAAGTTTTTATGTGAAACATTAGGAGTGACTCGTCGAGAGGCGACTATTTTACTGCGCCGTGGTGAAGTGACTGTGGATGGAAATACGGTCAAAGTGGCATCAATCAAGGTAGGGGAAGAGTCTCGTGTTGAATGGCAAGAACGTCATTTACCGATGCCAGGTCCTCGCTATTTTATGCTGTTTAAGCCGGATGGCTTTGTTTGCTCACATGAAGACAGTAATAACCCGACGGCTTTTACTTTATTAGATGAAGTGAATATGGATAAACTCCACTTCGCTGGACGTTTAGATGTTGATACTACCGGTCTTGTTTTGATCACCGATGATGGTCAATGGTCGCATCGTATTACGTCACCAAAACACAAGTGTGAGAAAACTTATCGCGTATGGTTAGAAGATGCGATTGGGGATGACTATGCTCAACAGTTGGCGGAAGGTATTCAATTAAGAAGTGAAAAAGAGTTAACGCTACCGGCGAAAATGGAAGTTGTCGATTTTTCTCAAAATGAATTACTGCTGACCATTTCTGAAGGTAAATACCACCAAGTAAAACGTATGTTTGCTGCTTTAGGTAATAAAGTCGAGCAACTTCATCGTGAATCAATTGGAACGATTGTTCTTGATGAGGCGCTTGAACCTGGTGAATACCGAGCTTTAACCGCTGAAGAGATCGCATCTATTTCATAA